The genomic region CGGCTTATCGACGGCGAGAAGCCCACCATCGCCGGGGCAGTCCCGACCATCTGGAACGACGTCCTCCACTTCTTGGAAACACACGCGAGCTACGACGTCACCTCACTGAACCTGGTTGCCTGCGGCGGGTCCGCGGTTCCGCTCCATCTGATGAAGGCTTTCCAAGAGAAGTACGGCATCCACGTCGTCCAGGCGTGGGGTATGACCGAGACCTCGCCGCTGGCCTCCATCGCTCGCCCTTCGGCATCGCTCGACGTTGACGAGCAATGGCGCCTTCGAGCCACGCAAGGTCGACCGGTCGCCGGGGTGGAACTCAGGATCGTCGACGATGGTGGCAATGTGCTGCCGCACGACGGGGCAAGCGTCGGCGAGCTGCAGGTGCGAGGCCCATGGATCACCGGATCCTACTTCGGTGAGGATGAGGACACGGACAAGTTCGAGGACGGGTGGCTGCGCACCGGCGACGTGGGCAGGGTGGACGAACGGAGCTTCGTAACCCTGACGGACCGCACAAAGGATGTCATCAAGTCCGGTGGCGAGTGGATCTCATCTGTCGAGCTCGAGCTGTTGCTCGCGGGCCACCCGGACGTGCTCGAGGTGACGGTGATCGGGGTGCCAGACGAGAAGTGGCAGGAACGCCCTCTCGCAGTGGTCGTGGTCCGAGAGGGACGCGACCCGTCGCCTGCTGACCTGCGTGACTTCCTCGACGGCAAGGTCGCCAAGTGGTGGCTGCCCGAGCGCTGGTCGTTCGTCTCCGAGGTGCCGAAGACATCAGTCGGTAAGTTTGACAAGAAGCGTTTGCGATCCTCGCATTCGGACGGCGAGCTGACGGTCGTTGAAATCTGAGCTGATCGTCAGGTCTGCCAACTTCAGGCAGGAAGGAAATGGGAATGACGAGGATGTCGGGAGCCTGTGACGACGATGACGGCAAAGCTCACGTCGGCACGGACGAGGCGAGCGGCGATGGCGGAGTGATATCTCGATGGTCGGCGCACCTCGCTGGCCAGGATGAGGTGAGTATCGGCGACCTGTTGCCGCCTCACTCTTCAAACTGCGCAGGTTGCGGCCCGGAGAACCCAGCTGGCTTGGGCCTTCGCGTGACGCGCACGGCCACTGGGGTCGAGTCGGTCCATCAGTTCTCCCATGCGCAGGAAGGTGCTCCGGGCATCGTCCACGGCGGCGCCGTTGCGTTGGCGTTCGACGACCTGTTCGGCTTCACCCTCTATGCGGTCGGATCGCTTGCCGTGACGCGAAGCATCACGGTCGAGTACGAGGCGCCGTTCCGGCTGAACCAGCCTTATACCTTTCGTGCGCAGGTCGCTCAGCGTGAGGGCCGGCGCCTGCTGCTTCGTGCTGAGGCGTGGGATGCCTATGGTCGGCGTGCGGGCTCAGCCGATGCGACGTTCGTCGTGGTCGATCCGCGGCACTTCCGCCTTGAGCATGTACCCGCGTCCCGGTAGCGACCCGTGAGCTGGGTAGACATGGAGAAGCGGCAATGAAAACGTTGCAGGGGTCGCGTGACGATGAAGCTGCTCCAGACGGGCGCTCGCGGTGGGGCGTCGCATGGTGGCTGGCGTTCGTGGTGTGCAAGCCGGCTCTGATCGCCGTGCGTCGCCGCGACTGGCGAGGTCTCGACGGCATCCCGCGGCGTGGAGGCGCGCTGCTCGCCGTCAATCACGTCTCGGAAGTTGATCCGCTGCTCGTCGCCGAAGCCGTGCTTGCCACGGGTCGGACGCCGGCCTTCCTGGCCAAGAGCAGCTTGTTCGGCAGCGGAATTGTGGGCTGGTGGTTCCGGGCTGCCGGCCACGTCGAGGTGGACCGCGACCGTGGTCGTGGGGGATTCGATGCGGCCCTGCAAGCACTCCGCAGCGGAGCTCTTGTCGTCGTGTACCCGGAAGGATCCATCACCAAGAACAGTGACGGCCGTCTGATGGAGCTGAAGTCGGGAGCCGTGCGACTTGCGCTGGAGTCAGGTTTTCCACTCATCCCGGTGGCGCAGATCGGAGCCCAGGAAATCCTCCCGGCGTACAGCCGTCGTCCGCGGCTTCTCAAGCGTCCCGTGGTCACGATCGACGTCGGTCGACCTCTAGGGCTGGACGACCTCCGCGGGCGCGGAGCGGATCCGGATGCCGTCCAAGTCGGGACGCGTCGCTTGGCAGACATCCTGGCCACCATGATCGAGGATCTGGCAGGAGACCGGAGCCTCGTGTGAGGCCGTTCGACTGACGTCAGGACGCCGAGTCGTCCGCCCACCACTTCAGCCGACGGACTGGCCGACGAGTTCCTCCCGCAGTACGGGTGTCCGCTGGGTGATGACTCGCTTGCTGAACATGAAGTCGCGCGGCCGGTTGACGCAGTCGGCAGCAATGAGTTCGCCGTCGCGCAGATAGAAGCAGGTGAAATCTCGGTCGCGAGCTGGGTCGCCGCTCAGGATGACCTCGTCGTACCCGGTGTTGAGGCCGGCGATCTGGAGCTTGAGGTCGTACTGGTCCGACCAGAACCATGGCAGTGCGGCGATCTCCTTGGGTTTGTCGCACATCGCTGCTGCGGCGACCTTGGCCTGCTCGCCGGCGCTCGACACCGACTCGAGCCGAATTCGTCGGCCGTAGCGGGCGATGTCGTGGCTGGCGCAGTCGCCGGCAGCCACGATATTGGGGTCGCTGGTGCGTGCGTGCGAGTCGATCAGGATGCCGTTGTCCACGACGAGGCCCGCTGCTGCAGCCAGCTCGACGTTCGGTTCGACGCCGATGCCGACGATCACGATGTCGGCGGAGATGTTCTCCCCGGATGCGAGGACCACCTCGCGAACCTGGGCGTCGCCGGTGAGCGCTTGGACGAGGGCACCGGTCCGGACGACGACCCCCTCCTCCCGGTGGATCCGATCGAAGAACGCCGAGACCTCAGGTGCAGTGACGCGTTCAAGGACCCGTTCGGTCGCCTCCAGGACGGTCACGTCCAGGCCTAGCGCCCGAAGCGAGGCGGCCGTCTCGAGTCCGATGTAGCCGCCACCGACGATCACGGCGCGACGCGCGGTGGCGGCGGCTTCGCGGATGAGTTCGACGTCGGCCGCCGTGCGCAGGTAGAACACTCCGGCCAGGTCGGCTCCTGGTGCCGGAAGTCGACGGGCGCGAGCGCCCAGGCACAGCGCGAGCTTGTCGTAGCGCAGGCACTCTCCGTTGCTCAACGCGAGCTGCCCCGCCGGGCGGTCGATCGCGTCGACCGTGGCGTCCTGGAGCTGGATGTCCTGCTTGGCGTAGAACTCGGCGCTGCGGATTGCCAAGTCCTCGAGTGTGTTCTTGCCCGCGAGGTAGGCCTTCGAAAGAGGAGGCCGCTGGTAGGGCAGCGCTGACTCGTTGCCGATGAGGATGATCTCCCCGTCCCACTTCTCCTGACGCAGGCTGGCCGCGAGCTGTGCTCCAGCGTGGCTCGCTCCGACGATCACAGCTCGCGACTTGGTCATGCGTTGGTCTTCGGCGTGAGCTGCACCATCAGCTTGCTGATGCCCCGCACGAAGTTCGACTGGACGTACTCCGGTTCGCCGACGACCTCGATGTTCTCGAATCGCGGCAGCAGCTCCTCCCAGAGGATCTTCAGCTGCAGCTCGGCCAGCCGGTTACCCATGCACCGGTGGACGCCGAAACCGAACGAGATGTGGTTGCGCGCATTTGCCCGGTCGATGATCAGGTCATCGGCGCGGTCGAACAGCGCCTCGTCGCGGTTGCCGGAGGCGTACCACATGACGACCTTGTCGCCCTTGCGGATGAACTGGCCGTTGAGCACGACATCCTTCTTGGCGACACGGCGCATGTAGGCGAGCGGGGTCTGCCAGCGAATGATCTCCGAGACCATGTTGGGAATCAGGTCGGGATTGGCCTTCAGCTTCTCGAACTGGTCGGGGAAGCGGTTCAGGGCCAGCACGCCGCCGCTCATCGAATTCCGGGTCGTGTCGTTTCCGCCGACGATCAGCAGCGTCAAATTGCCGATGAACTCCATGGGCCGATCGATCAGGTCCTTGGTGTCCTCGTTGCTCTGCAGCATGGTGATCAGGTCGAAGCCGGGCGCCTCGCCGGCGGCAGTCCTTGCGGCTTTGTCGCGCCAGAGGGCGCTCAGACCGAGCGCCGCATCGCGCATGCCGCGGAACACCTTGTCATTGTCGGAGGGGCCACCGTTGGCCTGCTCCATCGAGGACGCCAGGTCCGACCACTCGACCAGCTTGTGGCGTTGCTCGTACGGAAAGTCCAGCAGCGTGGCGAGCATCCGCGCGGTGAGCTCCACCGAGACGTTGCTGACCCAGTCGAACGGCTTGTCCACGGGTAGGTCGTCGAGGACCTCTTGGACGCGTGAACGGATGAGTCCTTCCATCTCACGCAGATTCTTGGGAGCGACGACGCCTTGGACAGCGGCTCGCTGGAGGTCGTGTCGCGGCGGGTCCATCGCGATGAACATCTCGACGTCGAGGAATCGCGGCGGAGTGCCGATGATGATGAACGGCTCGGCGGAGAAGGCCTCGTGGTTCTTGTCGACGGCCACGATGTCGGCGTGGCGCGTGACGGACCAGAACGGTCCGAATGGGCTGTTCGCCTGGTAGTGGACCGGGGCTTCCCTCCGCAGACGCTCGAAGTAGGAGAGCCAGCGACCCTGGCGGTACATGAACGGGTTGCTGACGTCGATGTCGGTCAGCTCCACGTCCTCTACGGGGGGGATCGGCTCCTCGACGAACATCTTCTGACCGTTGGTTCCCGTTACCCAGCGGCGGGTCTTGTCGTAGAGGTGCGCACCCTGGATCTGCCGGTCGACCGGGATGGTCGACTGGACCTTGGTGGTGATGGCTTCTGAGATCTTCATGGCGTGGCTTCCGTCTCTCTCGTCGTCACAGCTGGAATTCGGGAAGTTCGACGGTCAAGCCGTCCCACGAGGCGCAGACCGCCATCTGGCACGCGAGCCGCGAGGTCGGCTGCCGCTCGGGGTTCATCGCGAGCATCTCTTCCTCTTCCGCTCCGGACAGGCCGACCTGCTCGGACCACTGCGGGTCGACGACCACGTGGCAAGTCCCGCAGGCAGCCTCGCCACCGCAGTCTCCGTCGATACCGGGGATCGCCTCGTTGACCGCGACCTGCATCAACGACCGTCCCTCCTCAAGGGGGGCTTCGTACTTCTCGCCGTCGTGCGACACGAAGGTGACAACTGCCATGTGGGTCTCCTGAAGAACTGTCCCGCGCGTGATGAACTTCATACGAGTGTTGCCGGGTTGGGTAGCGGTGGCTATGGTCGCCGGAGTCAATTACTTGTGATTTCGGCTCACGGAGAGGCGGTTTGGTGATCATGGTCGAGCCTTGCGTTCCGCCGCTCGCCTTTGTGCAGCTGCTCGCGAGCCAGGCGCTCGAGCCGGACGCCGTCGCGCGGTTCCGTCGTGTCATGATTCGCGAGGGAGTCAGCGAGTCGACCATGGTCGAGCGTGACGTCCAGGCACCTCTGCGCTGGTTCAGGGAGGTGTATCCGGCGTTGGACTCCGCTCAGGCGACTCATCTCGGGCGGGCGTGCGCAGCGCAGGCGCAGCTGACCACCTTCGGGCCACTGAGCCTGCCGCTGGTCAGTGCCGGCTCGGTCGCGGAGATCGTGGAGCTGCTGACTTACTTGCCGTTGATCTCGACCGCGCTCAGTCCTCAGCTGCATCACTCCGATCAGGGTCTGACGGTCGGTTTCACCGGCCACACGGGTGATCCGGACCTGGATCGGTTGGTGATCACCTACTGCGGATCGGCACTCGTGCGTCTGCTGAAGCTGCTCGTAGGTGACATGTCGACCGTCACCCTGCATCTGGCATGGTCGGCGCCCCCCGGCCTGGCCGATGATTCGGATGTGGTGAGCGGTCAGCTGGCCTTCGATGCCCCGATCTCATTCCTCCGGGTACCTGCTGAGACCCTCAGCGAGGTGTGTCGGTTCTCGGATCCGATCGCCTATCGGCACGCGATCGCCGAGCTGGAGAAGGCTCTCGAGCGCCGCAATGGGCCGCTGTCGTTCTCGCGAACCGTGAGGCTTCTGGTGGATGAAGGTGACGTCCTGAGAAGCAGCCAATCGGTCGCCGATGAGCTGTCGATGTCGGCCAGCACCCTCAAGCGACGACTCGCTGATGAGGGCACCACATTCCGTGAGCTGCGCGAGACTTCGTTGCGAGAGCGCGCGGTGCTGCGTCTGCTCGAACGAACGGCGACGGTGAGCGAGATTGCCAGCGACCTTGGATACGGCGATCTCACGAACTTCTCGCACGCGTTCAAGCGATGGACCGGACAGTCTCCGAGCCAGTTCCAACGCGAGCGGGGAGTGCGGTGACGCGAGCGCTCTCCCAGGTGCGCCGAATCAGCGGACGGTGACGGCGGGGTCGACTCCCCGGGCCCCGTCGGCGGTCTCGGATCGACGCAGTCCGAGGTACCGAAGTGCCACCTCGGAGATCTGCTGGCCGGTGGCCTCGGCATCTGCCCCCGGAAGGGCCAGGTGGCTGACGGCGAGTCGGACAAGGGCGTCCGTCGCGTTCTGGACGTCGGTGACGTCCAGTTGGGGGAACTGCTGGTGCATCCACGCCGCCAGGGCCTCGCTCGCGACGTCGAGCAGACGTCCGGAGGTCGTGATGAGAGGAAGCATGCCCTTGCGGGCGTCGAGGACGTCGGTCTTCAGCGCCGGATCGCGGTGCGAGACGAGGACTGCACGCAACAAGGGACTTCTCTCCGCCTCGGCCAAGGTGTAATGCACCGCCGCCTGAATCCCGCCCGCGGCGTCGGTTGAGTAATGGGCCAGTACGTCCTTGATGCCGGCTAAGAAGCGGTCGGCCTCGTGGAGGACCAGGGCTTCGCCAAGGGCCTGCTTGTCACCGAACTCCTTGTAGAGCATGGCGCGCGGGGCGCCGATCAGGATCGCGATGTGACCCACCCGGACCTTGTCCCAGCCCTTCTCGACCGTCTCGGCGTAAGCCGCCTCCAACACACGCCTCCGCAGGTGAGCTCTGTAGGACTCCCGGAGCGGCGTGGCCATGGACAAATTCTAGGTGATTGTCGCGACGGTGACAGTGACTTGGGCGGAGCCAGCCGTCCCTGGGCGCCGACGTCGCCCGGGCGACAGTCGCGCCCGGCCACCCCAGTGAGGCGATCGTCCAACCTTGCGAGCTCCAGGATCGCACGCTCGGTTTGGATCAGCCGTCCTGCTCGGCGTCTTCGACCATCTCCTGGAGCACCTCGAACGGCGACTCGACGTCCCCGCTCCAGGCTTCGATGCCTTCTCGGATGGCCAGGCCGGCGACGACCAGGGCGGCGACCGAGTCGGCCCAGGCCCAGCCGAAGAGGCTGTTGAGCAACAGGCCGATGAGGACGGTGCCGGAGAGGTAGATGCACAGGAGCAGCTGCTTGGCGTCGGCGATGACGCTCTTGGAGCCGAGCTCGCGACCGGTGCGGATTTCGACCCAGGCCAGCAGCGGCATGACGAGCAGGCTGACAGTGGCGATCCCGATACCCAGCGGGCTGTGGTCAACTTCCTGCGCGCCGGTCAGCGAGAGCGCAGAGTCGATGATGACGTAGGCGGCCAGCGCGAAGAACGCGATACCGATCGCCCGGACGGTCGCCTTCTCCCACCGCTCCGGATCGGATCGGGTGAACTGCCAGGCCACGGCCAGCGCGGAAAGAACTTCCACGATCGAGTCCAAGCCGAACCCGATCAGAGCGGTTGATGAAGCCAGGGTGCCGGCCCAGATGGCGACGACGGCCTCGATGACGTTGTAGGTGATCGTGAAGCCCACGATGAGGCGCACCCGACGGTGCAGCACCGAACGACGTTCGGCGGTGACAGTGTTGCTCATCGCGACACCTCCGGCGCCGGGATCGAACACGTCTCGTCGACGCACTCTGCGCCCTCATCAACTGCGAGCGTCACGTCGAGGAGTGCGACCAACGCTCGACCGAGGCGAAGGTCAGCGATCTCGTACCGCGTCTGCCGGCCCTCGGGCTCTGCGACGACAATGCCGCAGTCACGAAGGCAGGCCAAATGGTTGGAGACGTTCGAGCGGCTCAGCTCGAGCTTGCGCGACAGCACCGCGGGGTAGTTCGGTCCGTCGAGGAGGGCGAGGAGGATGCGGGACCTGGTCGGGTCCGCCATCGCGCGGCCGAGACGGTTCATCACGTCAAGACGACTCGGAATGGTCAGCATGCGATGACTATACATTGGAGACTGACCGAAGTGAAAGGTGCTGCGGTGTGCCGAATTCGGTCCTTCTCGGTGCTCGTTCGCCGCAGACGCCAGAACCTAGAGCTGGAATCGGTTCGGGTTTCGCCGCCGAGATTTTCGGCGCTGGGTCGTGATGAATCGCGGCAGGTTGTAACGCTCGTGGGTGGCATCCGCGGCACGCGCTACGCGGCGATCTGTTACGGCTGCGGGAGCGGGACCAGTCAGACCGCCAGCGGCGCTCATCGTTTCTCCGGTACCCTCGCCGAGGTTGATTGTTCACGGACCAAAGGATGAGCGTGGGATCTGCAGCGCCGAAGCGCCGTCTCGTAGCCGAGCGACGCCGGTCTGTCACGATGCGCCCGCCGATCGCGGCGGTCGGTGCGTTCGCCATGATCGTCGCAGGCTGGGGCTCGGTCGCCCTTGCTGGTCCTACGGATTCAGGCGTCCCGGCCAGCGATCAACGAGCGCTGTCTGATTCCTACGAGACTGGTCCGGACGTCAGCCGGGACTTCGACCGTGTTCTGCTCGAACAGCAGACCCAGGCGCAGGCCGAGCAGCTCATTCAAGCTCAGGCCGAAGTCCGTTCGGATTCGCAGGCGAAAGCGGACGAGCTGCAGACTGAGGCGGACGCACTCAGGGCGAACCAGTGGGTTCTTCCGGTCACCGGCTACCGCATCTCGGGTCGATTCGGCGACGTCAACTCCTTGTACGGCAAGGGGCACAGCGGTCTGGATCTCGCTGGCCCGTCCGGATCGACGGTCGTGTCGGTTGCGGCGGGCACGGTCATCGCCGCCAAGTACTCCGGGAACTGCGGGAACATGACGCAGATCAAGCTCGACGCTCAAGATCTCGTGATCATGTACTGCCACCAGAGCCGCATCACCGTCGAGGTCGGCCAGCACGTCCAGGCCGGTGAGACCGTCGGGTACACGGGCTCGACCGGTCGATCGACCGGTCCCCATCTGCACGTGGAAGCCAAGCCGGGCGGCGGCAAGTCCGTCGACGTCGAGCCGTACTTCCGCGAGCACAACGTCACCGTCTAGACACTCTCCGAAGCGTCCGGAAACCTTTCCGGTACGAGGACGCTCTTCCGGCTCAGGTTCACCGCTCCACCCTGAGGGGCGCGGGAGCCGGCATACGCGACCTCGCATCGTGAGTTCTCCGATAGCGAGGGCTGCGCTCTGCTCGCGTTTGTCTGGCGATCTCGTGACCCCGGGGCGCGCCTCGCCCACCGCAGTCGAGCCAAGGTGGCACGAGTCAGAGATGCCCGTCGCTACGGCGTTACGAGGCGGTTGCACCCGGCGTTTACATATACCCCAGGGGGGTATATGGTGGTGCTGAGATACCCACCCGGGGTATGCGTAGAGGAGTACCGATGATCACCAAGTCCTACGACGTGGCCGGCATGACGTGCGGCGGCTGCGCGGCGTCAGTCAAGAAGGAACTCACCTCGCTCGACGAGGTCACCGAAGCCAACGTCGACCACCAGGGCGGACGCCTGACCGTCACGTCAGCGTCCGAGCTCGCCGACGCCGTTGTCCTG from Aeromicrobium sp. Sec7.5 harbors:
- a CDS encoding fatty acid--CoA ligase — translated: MKSTMMNVPLTTAAIMRHGSTVHGSATVRTLQPDGSVKTGTFAEIGRRAAQLANALRGSGVTGDERVATFMWNNQEHVEAYCAVPSMGAVLHTLNLRLTPEQIVYIGNHAEDRVVIVDGSVVPLLAPVLPQLSSVHTVIVTGDVDLAPLRRDGLAVVGYEEFIADQPETFDWPDLDEQSAAAMCYTSGTTGNPKGVAYSHRSTYLHSMAACAADGLRVSSDDRVLAIVPMFHANAWGLVYAAFLAGADLLMPERFLQAEPLVRLIDGEKPTIAGAVPTIWNDVLHFLETHASYDVTSLNLVACGGSAVPLHLMKAFQEKYGIHVVQAWGMTETSPLASIARPSASLDVDEQWRLRATQGRPVAGVELRIVDDGGNVLPHDGASVGELQVRGPWITGSYFGEDEDTDKFEDGWLRTGDVGRVDERSFVTLTDRTKDVIKSGGEWISSVELELLLAGHPDVLEVTVIGVPDEKWQERPLAVVVVREGRDPSPADLRDFLDGKVAKWWLPERWSFVSEVPKTSVGKFDKKRLRSSHSDGELTVVEI
- a CDS encoding PaaI family thioesterase, with protein sequence MTRTATGVESVHQFSHAQEGAPGIVHGGAVALAFDDLFGFTLYAVGSLAVTRSITVEYEAPFRLNQPYTFRAQVAQREGRRLLLRAEAWDAYGRRAGSADATFVVVDPRHFRLEHVPASR
- a CDS encoding lysophospholipid acyltransferase family protein; this encodes MKTLQGSRDDEAAPDGRSRWGVAWWLAFVVCKPALIAVRRRDWRGLDGIPRRGGALLAVNHVSEVDPLLVAEAVLATGRTPAFLAKSSLFGSGIVGWWFRAAGHVEVDRDRGRGGFDAALQALRSGALVVVYPEGSITKNSDGRLMELKSGAVRLALESGFPLIPVAQIGAQEILPAYSRRPRLLKRPVVTIDVGRPLGLDDLRGRGADPDAVQVGTRRLADILATMIEDLAGDRSLV
- a CDS encoding NAD(P)/FAD-dependent oxidoreductase produces the protein MTKSRAVIVGASHAGAQLAASLRQEKWDGEIILIGNESALPYQRPPLSKAYLAGKNTLEDLAIRSAEFYAKQDIQLQDATVDAIDRPAGQLALSNGECLRYDKLALCLGARARRLPAPGADLAGVFYLRTAADVELIREAAATARRAVIVGGGYIGLETAASLRALGLDVTVLEATERVLERVTAPEVSAFFDRIHREEGVVVRTGALVQALTGDAQVREVVLASGENISADIVIVGIGVEPNVELAAAAGLVVDNGILIDSHARTSDPNIVAAGDCASHDIARYGRRIRLESVSSAGEQAKVAAAAMCDKPKEIAALPWFWSDQYDLKLQIAGLNTGYDEVILSGDPARDRDFTCFYLRDGELIAADCVNRPRDFMFSKRVITQRTPVLREELVGQSVG
- a CDS encoding 2Fe-2S iron-sulfur cluster-binding protein, which encodes MKFITRGTVLQETHMAVVTFVSHDGEKYEAPLEEGRSLMQVAVNEAIPGIDGDCGGEAACGTCHVVVDPQWSEQVGLSGAEEEEMLAMNPERQPTSRLACQMAVCASWDGLTVELPEFQL
- a CDS encoding AraC family transcriptional regulator — translated: MVEPCVPPLAFVQLLASQALEPDAVARFRRVMIREGVSESTMVERDVQAPLRWFREVYPALDSAQATHLGRACAAQAQLTTFGPLSLPLVSAGSVAEIVELLTYLPLISTALSPQLHHSDQGLTVGFTGHTGDPDLDRLVITYCGSALVRLLKLLVGDMSTVTLHLAWSAPPGLADDSDVVSGQLAFDAPISFLRVPAETLSEVCRFSDPIAYRHAIAELEKALERRNGPLSFSRTVRLLVDEGDVLRSSQSVADELSMSASTLKRRLADEGTTFRELRETSLRERAVLRLLERTATVSEIASDLGYGDLTNFSHAFKRWTGQSPSQFQRERGVR
- a CDS encoding TetR/AcrR family transcriptional regulator translates to MATPLRESYRAHLRRRVLEAAYAETVEKGWDKVRVGHIAILIGAPRAMLYKEFGDKQALGEALVLHEADRFLAGIKDVLAHYSTDAAGGIQAAVHYTLAEAERSPLLRAVLVSHRDPALKTDVLDARKGMLPLITTSGRLLDVASEALAAWMHQQFPQLDVTDVQNATDALVRLAVSHLALPGADAEATGQQISEVALRYLGLRRSETADGARGVDPAVTVR
- a CDS encoding cation diffusion facilitator family transporter; this translates as MSNTVTAERRSVLHRRVRLIVGFTITYNVIEAVVAIWAGTLASSTALIGFGLDSIVEVLSALAVAWQFTRSDPERWEKATVRAIGIAFFALAAYVIIDSALSLTGAQEVDHSPLGIGIATVSLLVMPLLAWVEIRTGRELGSKSVIADAKQLLLCIYLSGTVLIGLLLNSLFGWAWADSVAALVVAGLAIREGIEAWSGDVESPFEVLQEMVEDAEQDG
- the cmtR gene encoding Cd(II)/Pb(II)-sensing metalloregulatory transcriptional regulator CmtR, whose translation is MLTIPSRLDVMNRLGRAMADPTRSRILLALLDGPNYPAVLSRKLELSRSNVSNHLACLRDCGIVVAEPEGRQTRYEIADLRLGRALVALLDVTLAVDEGAECVDETCSIPAPEVSR
- a CDS encoding M23 family metallopeptidase, encoding MRPPIAAVGAFAMIVAGWGSVALAGPTDSGVPASDQRALSDSYETGPDVSRDFDRVLLEQQTQAQAEQLIQAQAEVRSDSQAKADELQTEADALRANQWVLPVTGYRISGRFGDVNSLYGKGHSGLDLAGPSGSTVVSVAAGTVIAAKYSGNCGNMTQIKLDAQDLVIMYCHQSRITVEVGQHVQAGETVGYTGSTGRSTGPHLHVEAKPGGGKSVDVEPYFREHNVTV
- a CDS encoding heavy-metal-associated domain-containing protein, translating into MITKSYDVAGMTCGGCAASVKKELTSLDEVTEANVDHQGGRLTVTSASELADAVVLAALEKAGYQATAV